A single genomic interval of Ramlibacter sp. harbors:
- a CDS encoding N-acetyltransferase: MPATIHPSAIVDSGATLGEGTRVWHFVHVSAGAVIGAGCSLGQNVYVGNDVRIGNNVKIQNNVSVYDAVTLEDDVFCGPSMVFTNVYNPRAAVTRKEEYRRTVVKRGATLGANCTIVCGTTIGEYAFVGAGAVVNRNVPDFALMVGVPARQLGWMSRHGERLALDLEGHGTAQCPHTGDHYQLVGGSVTLLPANPKPTSPR, translated from the coding sequence ATGCCTGCAACCATCCACCCCAGCGCCATTGTTGACAGCGGCGCCACCCTGGGCGAAGGCACACGGGTGTGGCATTTTGTGCACGTCAGCGCTGGCGCCGTGATTGGTGCCGGGTGCTCCCTGGGCCAGAACGTCTACGTGGGTAATGACGTGCGGATTGGGAACAACGTGAAGATTCAGAATAACGTCTCGGTCTATGACGCTGTGACGCTGGAAGACGATGTTTTTTGCGGCCCCAGCATGGTCTTCACCAATGTGTACAACCCCCGCGCGGCGGTGACCCGCAAAGAGGAATACCGCCGCACAGTTGTCAAACGTGGGGCCACGCTGGGCGCCAACTGCACCATTGTTTGCGGCACCACCATTGGTGAATACGCCTTTGTGGGTGCTGGCGCCGTGGTTAACCGCAACGTGCCTGACTTCGCCCTTATGGTGGGTGTGCCCGCGCGCCAGCTGGGGTGGATGAGCCGGCACGGCGAACGCCTGGCGCTTGACTTGGAGGGGCATGGCACCGCGCAATGCCCCCACACCGGCGACCACTATCAACTTGTCGGCGGTAGCGTCACCCTTCTGCCCGCCAACCCCAAACCGACCAGTCCCCGATAA
- a CDS encoding DegT/DnrJ/EryC1/StrS family aminotransferase has translation MEFVDLKAQYAALRDKINARIQTVLDHGQYIMGPEVKELEQRLAEFCGAKHCITVASGTEALLITLMALDMRPGDEVITTPFTFAATAEMIVLLGGKPVFVDIEPDTCNIDPRKIEAAITPRTRAIMPVSLYGQVADMDEINAIAARHGNLPVIEDAAQSFGATYKGRKSCNLSTFGCTSFFPSKPLGCYGDGGAIFTNDDALAQACREIRVHGQSQRYTHTRVGVGGRMDTLQCAVVLGKLDRFEWEISQRMAIGTRYNQLLDEAGIARIAQRPDRTSVFAQYTLKCAHRAELQAALKAVDIPTAVHYPTPLNRQPAYKHDCCPGCTPVADEAASQVLSLPMSADLALEDVERVVDAFANAMRNCS, from the coding sequence ATGGAGTTTGTCGACCTCAAAGCGCAGTACGCTGCCCTGCGCGACAAAATCAACGCCCGTATTCAAACGGTACTGGACCATGGACAGTACATCATGGGGCCGGAAGTCAAAGAACTTGAACAACGCTTGGCAGAGTTTTGCGGCGCCAAACACTGCATTACCGTGGCCAGCGGCACCGAGGCACTGTTGATCACGCTGATGGCGCTGGATATGCGGCCCGGTGATGAAGTGATCACCACGCCGTTTACATTTGCGGCCACGGCAGAGATGATTGTGCTGCTGGGCGGTAAGCCCGTGTTTGTGGACATCGAGCCCGACACCTGCAACATCGACCCCCGCAAGATTGAAGCAGCCATCACCCCCCGCACCCGGGCCATCATGCCCGTGAGCCTGTACGGGCAAGTGGCCGACATGGACGAAATCAACGCCATTGCGGCACGGCATGGCAACCTGCCAGTGATTGAAGACGCGGCCCAGAGCTTTGGCGCCACCTACAAAGGCCGCAAGAGCTGCAACCTCAGCACCTTTGGCTGCACCAGCTTCTTCCCCAGCAAACCCCTTGGTTGCTATGGCGATGGTGGGGCCATCTTTACCAACGACGACGCGCTGGCCCAGGCCTGCCGGGAGATCCGTGTGCACGGGCAAAGCCAACGCTATACCCACACGAGAGTGGGCGTGGGCGGCAGAATGGACACACTGCAATGCGCCGTTGTGCTGGGCAAGCTTGACCGCTTTGAGTGGGAAATTTCCCAACGCATGGCCATCGGGACGCGCTACAACCAGTTGCTGGATGAGGCAGGCATCGCGCGGATTGCCCAGCGCCCGGACCGCACATCCGTTTTTGCCCAGTACACGCTGAAATGCGCCCACCGGGCTGAATTGCAGGCCGCGCTGAAAGCAGTGGACATACCCACTGCAGTGCATTACCCCACGCCGTTGAACCGACAGCCTGCCTACAAGCACGATTGCTGCCCAGGGTGCACGCCCGTCGCTGACGAGGCAGCATCACAAGTCCTCAGCCTTCCCATGAGTGCTGACCTGGCACTTGAGGATGTTGAACGTGTAGTGGATGCATTTGCCAATGCGATGCGGAACTGCTCCTAG
- a CDS encoding glycosyltransferase family 4 protein, protein MKIVMLCNFFNEALTYQENMLARFYVKHGHAVTVLASTFENLFDFVSDRYDPSWPNRDYVADGIRIVKRAYRWNILNRVRIFPPISELLQEIQPDLIFVHDIHMNLPEATQYKLAHPGTRLVMDYHADYSNSAKNWLSLKVLHGVIRKSVLDRARPSLDRIYPVVPASANFLAEVYGVTPEEMTLLPLGVDMDMARRIRLSDARDRLRLQLGIPPEGIVIFTGGKLDPLKQTDALIEAFRQCQHPNLFLVVVGESPPGNKSYGVQLRQQAIDIPNIFFTGWVSAEQLLEHMAMSDFAVFPASQSVLWQQAISMGLPALIGDRTAVRKGAQDVSYLNLRENIHVIDGSQPLVPQIVSEINRLAGDPALRKAMSEGALYTADHLLDWDRIGELTLVDH, encoded by the coding sequence ATGAAAATAGTCATGCTTTGCAACTTCTTCAACGAAGCGCTGACCTACCAAGAAAACATGTTGGCAAGGTTCTATGTCAAACATGGCCATGCAGTTACGGTGCTGGCGTCAACATTTGAGAATCTGTTTGATTTCGTTAGCGACCGATATGACCCTAGCTGGCCCAACCGCGACTATGTGGCCGATGGCATCAGAATCGTCAAACGAGCCTACCGATGGAATATCCTGAATCGTGTGCGGATATTTCCGCCGATATCCGAGCTTCTGCAGGAGATTCAACCAGATCTCATCTTCGTGCACGATATTCACATGAACCTGCCGGAGGCCACGCAATATAAATTGGCACATCCTGGTACGCGTCTGGTCATGGACTATCACGCTGACTACAGCAACTCCGCCAAGAACTGGCTTTCATTGAAGGTTTTGCACGGCGTCATTCGAAAATCTGTGCTTGATCGCGCCCGGCCTAGCCTGGATCGCATCTATCCCGTTGTCCCGGCCAGCGCAAATTTTCTTGCCGAAGTCTATGGCGTTACACCGGAAGAAATGACACTTCTACCCCTTGGGGTCGACATGGACATGGCACGACGGATTCGACTATCCGATGCCCGCGATCGGCTTCGATTGCAGTTGGGAATTCCGCCCGAAGGGATTGTCATTTTTACCGGCGGAAAACTCGACCCACTCAAACAAACCGATGCACTTATCGAGGCATTCCGGCAGTGTCAGCATCCGAACCTGTTTCTTGTGGTGGTTGGCGAAAGTCCGCCGGGCAACAAATCGTACGGAGTGCAACTTCGCCAACAGGCTATTGATATCCCAAATATCTTCTTTACGGGGTGGGTAAGCGCAGAACAACTCTTGGAGCACATGGCCATGTCAGATTTCGCTGTGTTTCCCGCCAGTCAGTCCGTTCTTTGGCAACAAGCCATCAGCATGGGTTTGCCCGCGTTGATCGGCGACAGAACGGCCGTGCGCAAGGGGGCGCAAGATGTCAGCTACCTTAACCTGCGCGAGAATATTCATGTGATCGATGGTAGCCAACCCCTGGTGCCACAGATCGTTTCGGAGATCAACCGATTGGCAGGTGACCCGGCCCTTCGCAAGGCTATGTCGGAGGGCGCCCTGTACACCGCCGATCACCTGCTTGACTGGGACCGAATTGGAGAACTCACTCTTGTTGATCACTAA
- a CDS encoding PIG-L family deacetylase, protein MAPERILLLGAHTDDGEWGCGASIHKWASEGAAVTYVAFSAAEESLKPEFPRDILRKEILAASKLIGIQASAVRVLDFPVRKFPAMRQEILEVLVALNRELNPDLILVHGSEDTHQDHETLSREAFRAFKKKSILGYEVPHNNRGYSPAFFSAVSEANMDAKIAALESYQSQSWRLADTRALLKGLATVRGAQAGVPLAEAFEVLRWQDN, encoded by the coding sequence ATCGCACCAGAAAGAATTCTTCTTCTCGGAGCCCATACTGATGATGGCGAATGGGGCTGCGGCGCGAGTATCCACAAGTGGGCGAGTGAGGGAGCGGCTGTCACCTATGTCGCATTCTCAGCAGCAGAGGAATCATTGAAGCCCGAGTTCCCTCGCGACATTCTGCGCAAAGAAATCCTTGCTGCATCAAAACTCATTGGCATTCAGGCTTCGGCCGTAAGGGTGCTTGACTTTCCGGTACGCAAATTTCCTGCCATGCGCCAGGAAATTCTGGAGGTACTGGTTGCCCTCAACCGGGAGCTGAACCCCGACCTGATTCTGGTTCATGGTTCTGAAGACACCCATCAGGACCACGAAACGTTGAGCCGCGAAGCATTCCGGGCTTTCAAGAAGAAAAGTATTCTGGGGTACGAAGTCCCACACAACAATAGGGGCTATAGCCCGGCGTTCTTCTCGGCCGTGTCTGAAGCCAATATGGACGCCAAGATCGCCGCACTCGAGAGCTACCAATCCCAGAGCTGGCGACTTGCCGATACACGCGCACTACTGAAGGGGCTGGCCACAGTGCGTGGTGCCCAAGCCGGCGTGCCCCTGGCTGAAGCCTTTGAGGTCCTTAGATGGCAAGACAACTGA
- a CDS encoding UDP-3-O-(3-hydroxymyristoyl)glucosamine N-acyltransferase — MARQLKSPAPLNATLGRLGLEPLGSPLDVTHVGAIAGSQAGQLCFVKAEKFVADVSPGAIVICPQQLAESVRARGAHAVPSPAPRLDFARALADLESCTGFTWSVDAPTIHPTATIGCNVVLGKGVHIGAGTRVLHNVVIGDEVAIGERCLIKSGAIIGEEGFGFERDANGAAVRLPHIGGVLIEDDVEVGSLTTVCRGTLGHTVIRRGAKIDDHVHIAHNVDVGPDAFVIACAEISGGVIIGQGAWIAPCVTVKNQVRIGDRAVIGLGAVVLKDVDPDSTIVGNPGKPLALRKN, encoded by the coding sequence ATGGCAAGACAACTGAAATCCCCCGCGCCGCTCAACGCCACCTTGGGGCGCCTGGGGTTGGAGCCATTGGGCTCTCCACTCGACGTCACGCATGTCGGCGCAATTGCGGGGTCACAAGCTGGGCAGCTCTGCTTTGTGAAGGCGGAGAAGTTTGTAGCCGATGTCTCCCCAGGCGCCATCGTTATCTGCCCTCAGCAACTTGCGGAGTCTGTTCGAGCGCGAGGTGCACACGCAGTGCCCAGCCCCGCCCCTCGGCTCGATTTTGCGAGGGCGCTGGCCGATCTCGAGAGCTGCACAGGCTTCACTTGGTCTGTTGACGCTCCAACCATTCACCCCACAGCAACGATAGGCTGCAACGTAGTTCTGGGAAAAGGTGTTCACATCGGCGCTGGCACTCGGGTGCTTCATAACGTCGTGATCGGCGACGAGGTCGCCATAGGCGAGCGCTGTCTGATCAAGTCGGGGGCAATCATAGGGGAGGAAGGCTTTGGGTTTGAAAGAGATGCCAACGGGGCCGCGGTCAGGCTGCCGCACATTGGCGGCGTACTGATCGAGGACGACGTGGAAGTGGGATCGCTCACGACAGTCTGCAGGGGCACGTTGGGACACACCGTGATTCGGCGTGGCGCCAAGATCGACGATCATGTTCACATTGCACACAACGTCGATGTTGGCCCGGATGCTTTTGTCATTGCCTGCGCCGAAATCAGTGGCGGAGTCATCATCGGGCAAGGCGCATGGATAGCACCCTGCGTCACGGTCAAGAACCAGGTGCGCATTGGGGACCGCGCTGTCATTGGCCTGGGCGCTGTTGTTCTCAAGGACGTCGACCCCGACTCGACAATTGTCGGGAATCCGGGCAAGCCATTGGCACTACGCAAAAACTAG
- a CDS encoding FdtA/QdtA family cupin domain-containing protein, with protein sequence MSNFTLISLRSVFDERGQLAILQDELPFPIRRVFWISKADGQVRGGHRHRTTRQALVAVAGSVTIHMDNGNYRSDIILDSSNQCLLVEPEDWHTMLFGPSSILLVMASTPYDRSEYIDEPYAR encoded by the coding sequence ATGAGTAACTTCACCCTCATCTCTCTGAGAAGCGTTTTCGATGAAAGAGGTCAATTGGCCATACTGCAGGACGAGCTCCCCTTTCCCATTCGACGCGTTTTTTGGATTAGCAAAGCGGATGGGCAGGTGCGTGGTGGCCATCGCCACCGCACGACGCGCCAGGCGCTTGTGGCTGTAGCTGGCAGCGTGACGATTCATATGGACAATGGCAATTATAGGAGTGACATCATTCTTGATAGCTCCAACCAATGCCTGCTCGTTGAGCCCGAGGACTGGCACACAATGCTGTTTGGCCCGTCCAGCATTCTTCTGGTCATGGCTTCAACCCCGTACGATCGTTCTGAATACATAGATGAGCCCTACGCGAGATGA
- a CDS encoding DegT/DnrJ/EryC1/StrS family aminotransferase, which produces MIEYENLKATNQGLSGELFAAVKRVIDSGWYVLGEEVRAFEQEFAHSLQSAHCVGVANGLDALTLSFKALELAPNSEVLVASNTYIATILAIVHAGLTPVLVEPDLATYNMDPRQLLPALTRHTAAICVTHLYGKPCRMDLICAFATEHGLHVVEDCAQSHGARLKDKATGTFGISGCFSFYPTKNLGALGDAGAIVTNDESFADRLRHWRNYGSKVKYVNTYAGYNSRLDEMQAAILRVKLAHLDAITTHKRRLAAMYFNLLPRELVLPACRDDEVDVFHIFAVRHARRDALRGWLLDQGIKTEVHYPIPPHRQEAMKGVLSGDYPIAEQIHSSILSLPISFATSEQDVQSVCETIPHFPGLRD; this is translated from the coding sequence ATGATTGAGTACGAAAACCTGAAGGCCACCAATCAGGGCCTGTCTGGTGAGTTATTTGCCGCAGTCAAGCGGGTGATTGATTCAGGCTGGTACGTGTTGGGCGAGGAAGTTCGGGCTTTTGAGCAGGAATTTGCGCATTCCCTGCAGAGTGCTCATTGTGTCGGCGTGGCGAACGGCCTTGACGCGCTGACCCTATCGTTCAAGGCACTCGAACTGGCGCCAAACTCTGAAGTCCTGGTGGCATCCAATACCTACATTGCCACCATCCTGGCCATCGTTCACGCGGGCCTGACGCCCGTGTTGGTCGAGCCGGACCTGGCCACCTACAACATGGACCCCCGGCAACTGCTGCCAGCATTGACCCGCCATACGGCCGCCATCTGTGTGACCCACCTGTACGGCAAGCCTTGCCGCATGGACCTCATTTGTGCGTTCGCCACCGAACATGGCTTGCATGTTGTGGAAGACTGCGCCCAGTCGCATGGCGCCCGTCTGAAGGACAAGGCCACCGGGACCTTTGGCATTTCGGGGTGCTTCAGTTTCTACCCCACCAAGAATCTTGGTGCGCTGGGTGACGCCGGCGCCATTGTGACCAACGACGAATCTTTTGCCGACCGCCTGCGCCACTGGCGCAATTACGGCTCAAAGGTCAAATACGTCAATACCTATGCTGGCTACAACTCCCGCCTGGATGAAATGCAGGCCGCCATCCTGCGCGTCAAGCTTGCGCATCTGGACGCCATCACCACGCACAAGCGTCGGCTCGCAGCCATGTATTTCAACCTTTTGCCGAGGGAGCTGGTACTTCCCGCATGCCGGGACGATGAGGTCGACGTCTTTCATATATTTGCCGTGCGCCACGCCAGACGCGACGCATTGCGTGGCTGGTTGCTTGACCAGGGCATCAAGACAGAGGTGCACTACCCGATCCCACCGCATCGACAAGAGGCCATGAAGGGCGTTCTGTCGGGTGACTACCCCATCGCCGAGCAGATTCATTCCAGCATTCTGAGTCTGCCCATTTCCTTTGCCACCAGCGAACAGGACGTGCAATCGGTCTGCGAGACTATCCCGCACTTTCCGGGCCTCAGGGACTAA